Proteins encoded together in one Nyctibius grandis isolate bNycGra1 chromosome 1, bNycGra1.pri, whole genome shotgun sequence window:
- the SF3B5 gene encoding splicing factor 3B subunit 5: MTDRYTIHSQLEHLQSKYIGTGHADTTKWEWLVNQHRDSYCSYMGHFDLLNYFAIAENESKARVRFNLMEKMLQPCGPPADKPDES, encoded by the coding sequence ATGACGGACCGGTACACCATCCACAGCCAGCTGGAGCACCTGCAGTCCAAGTACATCGGGACGGGCCACGCCGACACCACCAAGTGGGAGTGGCTGGTGAACCAGCACCGGGACTCCTACTGCTCCTACATGGGCCACTTTGACCTGCTCAACTACTTCGCCATCGCCGAGAACGAGAGCAAGGCGCGCGTCCGCTTCAACCTCATGGAGAAGATGCTGCAGCCCTGCGGGCCGCCCGCCGACAAGCCCGACGAGTCCTAG